A section of the Desulfobacterales bacterium genome encodes:
- a CDS encoding c-type cytochrome, protein MGKIIFFIVFFITLSWVCLFGNTPYTQDGESLFTEKCGSCHKTGGEAAIFSPVKYAGSQWERFFDKDKHKRKKDIGDKITSNELEMIKDFLVKHAADSDRPIAAGLR, encoded by the coding sequence ATGGGAAAAATAATTTTTTTTATTGTATTCTTTATTACTCTATCGTGGGTATGTTTATTTGGGAATACACCCTATACCCAAGATGGTGAATCTTTATTTACAGAAAAGTGCGGTAGTTGTCATAAAACTGGGGGGGAAGCCGCTATTTTTTCACCTGTCAAATATGCTGGAAGCCAATGGGAAAGATTTTTTGACAAGGATAAACACAAAAGAAAAAAGGATATCGGTGATAAAATTACTTCAAATGAATTAGAAATGATAAAAGATTTTTTAGTTAAACATGCGGCTGATTCTGATAGACCTATCGCCGCTGGGCTTAGATAA
- a CDS encoding DUF3373 family protein, with translation MKKIKILFIAATILFVFVFNCFSESIVMEKESVDKILEKQSYLEKKIEELEKQLNDNSSKTYKGSDISILQEDVEEVSERLDIVETKTFLDRVQITGELRLLLESWHSKDMKTITGKKTDEHSDEIWTSTLYLNLRSDVTKNLIFHSRLQYFKFWGDTYYDGGGGHDWDYASNPKKEGYLHVQRAYFDYFVPNTPISVTMGRMPSGGGGPPDELRYYTTKKSTWPKLMNDVESDGIILNLSLEKLTNLDESMIRIAYVKLAQNYVQYKGIYNYNDSRVYALSFDTEIPGFNNSIFWISYLNAQDLLPIPDYSLPSPLERKTPLPKSMGWLDLYNLHIQFMDLGKFGIDYFFSAAYMTIHPSDHGTIIGNIPVVTPQGVILVENEFGWYGDKLSGNLGKNRQGHCIFTGFRYELPIELLKNPCIGFEYNHGSTYWAGSVITGSGDIQNKLFTNGDGYEVYYIQPIEQKNLFCRAGWIYLDMDYENPMFCYGNQQKTDLKLTRYYLLFDLKF, from the coding sequence ATGAAAAAAATTAAAATTCTATTTATAGCTGCAACAATACTTTTTGTTTTTGTTTTTAATTGTTTTTCAGAATCAATTGTGATGGAAAAAGAATCAGTTGATAAAATTTTGGAAAAACAATCATATCTTGAAAAGAAAATTGAAGAATTAGAAAAACAATTAAACGATAATAGTAGCAAAACATATAAAGGAAGTGATATCAGCATACTTCAAGAAGATGTTGAAGAAGTCTCTGAAAGACTTGATATAGTAGAAACAAAAACTTTTCTTGATAGAGTTCAAATCACTGGTGAACTTAGATTATTACTTGAAAGCTGGCATTCAAAAGACATGAAAACTATTACTGGCAAAAAAACTGATGAACATTCTGACGAAATTTGGACAAGTACACTTTATTTAAATCTGCGTTCAGATGTAACTAAAAATCTTATATTCCATTCAAGACTTCAATATTTTAAATTTTGGGGTGATACTTATTATGATGGAGGGGGTGGGCATGATTGGGACTATGCAAGCAATCCTAAAAAAGAGGGATACCTTCATGTTCAAAGAGCTTATTTTGATTATTTTGTCCCAAATACGCCTATTTCTGTAACTATGGGAAGAATGCCATCTGGAGGAGGAGGACCGCCTGACGAACTAAGGTATTACACCACAAAAAAATCTACATGGCCTAAGCTTATGAACGATGTAGAGTCAGATGGTATAATTTTAAATTTATCACTTGAAAAATTAACTAATCTTGATGAATCAATGATTAGAATTGCTTATGTTAAATTAGCGCAAAACTATGTACAATATAAAGGAATTTATAATTATAACGATTCAAGAGTTTATGCTTTATCCTTCGATACAGAAATTCCAGGTTTTAATAATTCTATTTTTTGGATAAGTTACCTTAATGCTCAAGATTTACTTCCGATACCTGATTACAGTCTTCCCTCTCCCCTTGAAAGAAAAACACCTCTCCCAAAATCAATGGGATGGTTAGATTTATATAACCTTCATATTCAATTTATGGATTTAGGTAAATTCGGAATAGATTATTTTTTTTCGGCAGCTTACATGACTATCCATCCTTCAGATCATGGAACTATAATAGGAAACATCCCTGTAGTAACGCCTCAAGGCGTAATCTTAGTTGAAAATGAGTTTGGATGGTATGGAGACAAGCTTAGCGGAAATTTAGGAAAAAATAGGCAGGGGCATTGCATTTTTACTGGATTCCGTTATGAATTGCCAATAGAATTGCTTAAAAATCCTTGTATTGGATTTGAATATAACCATGGTTCGACTTATTGGGCTGGTTCTGTTATAACTGGAAGCGGCGATATTCAGAATAAGCTTTTTACAAATGGTGACGGCTATGAAGTCTATTATATTCAGCCTATAGAACAAAAAAATCTTTTTTGCAGAGCCGGATGGATATATCTTGATATGGATTATGAAAATCCGATGTTCTGTTACGGAAATCAGCAAAAAACTGATTTAAAATTAACAAGATATTATTTATTATTCGACTTAAAATTTTAA
- a CDS encoding HAD family hydrolase — MKNIKAVIFDCDGVLFDTVKANQAYYNFILSHFKKPSMDDEQFKYAQMHTAENSVDYLFPNEDEQTEAKEFRNEMSYKPFIKYMVIEPYLKEILKWLKPNYKIAIATNRTDTMGDVLSAYKLEEYFDMVVTALDVVNPKPSPEPLEKIIDYFNISPYEAIFIGDSELDEKSAKSAKVIFAAYNNPNLAMADFYITNLLEIKDILAG; from the coding sequence ATGAAGAATATCAAAGCTGTAATATTTGATTGTGACGGAGTTTTATTTGATACAGTAAAAGCAAATCAGGCTTACTATAATTTTATACTTAGCCATTTCAAAAAGCCCTCAATGGATGATGAACAATTTAAGTATGCTCAAATGCATACTGCAGAAAACTCGGTTGATTATCTATTTCCTAATGAAGATGAACAAACTGAAGCAAAAGAATTTAGAAATGAGATGAGTTATAAGCCTTTTATAAAATATATGGTTATAGAACCTTATTTAAAGGAAATTCTTAAATGGCTTAAACCTAATTATAAAATAGCCATAGCTACTAATCGAACAGATACAATGGGGGATGTCCTTAGTGCTTATAAGCTTGAAGAATACTTTGATATGGTTGTAACTGCACTTGATGTCGTTAATCCTAAGCCGTCACCTGAGCCTCTTGAAAAAATAATAGATTATTTTAATATATCTCCATATGAGGCTATTTTTATTGGTGATTCTGAGCTTGACGAAAAATCAGCCAAATCGGCAAAGGTTATATTCGCAGCATATAATAATCCCAACCTTGCAATGGCTGATTTTTATATTACAAATCTTTTAGAAATAAAGGATATTCTTGCGGGATAG